The following proteins are encoded in a genomic region of Coregonus clupeaformis isolate EN_2021a unplaced genomic scaffold, ASM2061545v1 scaf0160, whole genome shotgun sequence:
- the LOC121552940 gene encoding 40S ribosomal protein S12: MAEEGIAAGGVMDVNTALPEVLKTALIHDGLARGIREAAKALDKRQAHLCVLAANCDEPMYVKLVEALCAEHQINLIKVDDNKKLGEWVGLCKIDREGKPRKVVGCSCVVIKDYGKESQAKDVIEEYFKAKK, translated from the exons ATGGCCGAGGAAGG CATCGCTGCCGGAGGTGTGATGGATGTCAACACCGCTCTCCCCGAGGTGCTCAAGACAGCCCTCATCCACGACGGCCTGGCCCGTGGTATCCGCGAGGCTGCCAAGGCGCTGGACAA GCGCCAGGCTCACCTCTGCGTTCTTGCGGCCAACTGTGACGAGCCCATGTACGTCAAGCTGGTGGAAGCACTCTGCGCTGAGCATCAGATTAACCTCATCAAG GTTGATGACAACAAGAAGCTGGGCGAGTGGGTCGGTCTGTGTAAGATCGACCGGGAAGGGAAACCCCGGAAGGTGGTGGGCTGCAGCTGTGTCGTGATCAAG GACTATGGCAAGGAGTCTCAAGCTAAGGACGTCATTGAGGAATACTTCAAGGCCAAGAAATGA